Genomic window (Sphingomonas japonica):
GATGACCTGACGGCCGCGCTTACTGGCGAGCAACTCGGTATCGCTGTTGCTGCGCGCGCCGGCGGGCAGCACCGACAGCTGCGCGATATCGGTGGCGAGGATATGATCTTCGACATCGGCCTGCGGATCGGCAATGGCGTCGAGCAGGCCGGGGCCATCCTCAACGCCCAGCGTCGCGACGATGTCGGGCTTGGCGAAGTCGGCATCGACCAGCAGGATCTCGACATCCTTTTCGGCGGCGAGCGACATCGCCAGATTGATCGCGCAGAAGGTCTTGCCTTCGTTGGGCTGGGCCGACGAGACCAGGATCATTCGCGACCGCGCAGGATCACCGGCGGCCAGCGCCTGCGACGTCAGCAGCAGCTGGCGCTTGACCATGCGGAACTCCTCGGCGAGCGCGGTGACCGGGCCGCCGGGCAGGAGCATGCCGCGCTCGGCCAGCTGGTCGCGATCGATCGCGACGCGGCGCTGCGCACCACGCACGCGCGGCGGAGGCGTGGCCGTCCGGGTCGCAAGATCGGTCTGCGGCGGGGCGGTCGGCGCCGGATCGGCGATCGGCGGCGCGCTCGGCGGGGCGGAGAAATCGTACAGCGATCCGGCTCGTTCGAGCAGCGATCCGCGCATCTTTCCGGGAGTCATCTGGTTCATCTCGCCTGCCTTCACGCGATCATGCCGAGCTGGACGAACTCGATGCCGAGCAGGACCAGGAATGCGACGCCCAGCCCGCCAGCGGCGCCGGCGAAGGTCTTCATCCGCTTGCGGCGGAGCGCGGTCTGCGCCTCGGTGACGACTTCACCGATCGACCCGATCACCGGCAT
Coding sequences:
- a CDS encoding AAA family ATPase, which codes for MNQMTPGKMRGSLLERAGSLYDFSAPPSAPPIADPAPTAPPQTDLATRTATPPPRVRGAQRRVAIDRDQLAERGMLLPGGPVTALAEEFRMVKRQLLLTSQALAAGDPARSRMILVSSAQPNEGKTFCAINLAMSLAAEKDVEILLVDADFAKPDIVATLGVEDGPGLLDAIADPQADVEDHILATDIAQLSVLPAGARSNSDTELLASKRGRQVIESLAAADPRRIVLFDSPPILAASHASVLASLVGQVLVVVRADGTSESDLRDAVAGIDTCEHIHLTLNAVTYQPGGRRLGTYYGEQPK